In the genome of Limnochordia bacterium, the window CGTATCGGTAAGAATCCGCTCACTCATCGCTTTGGTCTCACCATAGGGGTTTGTTGTAGGACGAAGCTCCATCGTTTCTACGAAAGGCACTTGGTTTTCACCATAGACGGTGGCTGAAGAGCTAAAGACAAACTTACCAACACCATATTTTAGACACGCCTTACTTAGGATCATCGTGCTAACCGTATTGTTGTAGTAATACTCTAAAGGCTTTGCCACGGACTCACCAACAGCCTTAAGACCTGCAAAGTGAATCACACCATCGATTTTGTGTCCGGAGAATATGGAGTCAACCGCTTCTTCCTTTGTTACATCAACTTCATAAAAGATGACTTTCTTACCAGTAATCTGTTCTATCTTATCGACGGACTCTCGCTTACTGTTGATCAGGTTATCCGCAACAATTACTGAATGACCCGCTTCCAGCAAAGCAACGCAGGTGTGTGTTCCTATATACCCGGCACCACCGGTAACCAGTATATTCATCGAAAACAACATCTCCTTCAGTTAGGAATTGTCCACCTATTCCTTCATATGTAGCCGCCCACGCCAATAGACTGCAGACCCATACTCACCCGGTCTAAGAGAGCTCAGGCAGAATCAAAAGGACAACGGTAGTCACTAAAAAGACCACTCCACAAGTACATAAATGTTGCCCATTCAGACGGCGTTCTAGGCATGCTCAACACCGATATTATACCTTTATTGGTGCCAAACGTCCATGATTACCCCCCCATATTCTGGAGGCATTTGAGGCTGGGCTAGACAACTTCGAGAGCTTGCGATCGTTTGCCTGAGGCGAGATGTCTTAGCTGTTTTTGAAGAGCATCTGGACCATACTTCTATTTCTTCCAAGAAATCGCTTCCCAAGTGGGGATTGACCAAGGACGGACATCCTGGGTCCGAAGGTAGAACAATTCCCCCAAAAGAGCACCTAGCTCTGACTTTGACGGGGTTCTGTAAGATAATCGAAGACGATATGCTAATAGTGAATGTGATGGTTTGGAAGTGCGGACTATGCCAAATCCACTGGCCCATGAATCTGGCATTATGTTTAAAAAGAAGAAAGGGTACGCTCGCTTCCAGTTACCGAAGCTTCCATCATATTCCCGAGCTACCTTAGCCGCAATAAGCGAAGGTGCAAACCCGGAGCAATCTACAGAAAGTACATGAAACACTTGTCTGGTTCCCACGTACCCCCAAGTCAGCCGAAATGGGTAATCGACCTGGTGGAGAATGTAATAGCCATCGTGGTACCGCATCCGGGCTTTGAGCGAACAGTAAGGGCATGGCCTAGTTCCCCACAGATCCCTTTTGCTAGGTATAACCCCATCCCCGTGGATTCTGGTACAAGACGACCGTTCTCACCAGTAAAGAACGGATCAAAGATACGCGGGTAATCATGGGGAGGTATACCAACACCATCATCCTCCACGGCTAAGATAATTCCCTCAAGATCTCGCTCCTTTTGAATATGAAGAACTACCTTGCTTCCTGTGGGGCTTATCCGGGTGTACTTGATGGCATTTGAGACTAACTGATCAATAACGAAGGCAATCCATTTTTGGTCCGTCTCAACATGAGTATTCCCCGTGGACACTTCCAATCGTGGGTAAATGGAGTACCTAATAAACTCTTTCTTATGCTTATTGATTACCTCCCGGGCCACTTCCTCTAAGTCTACTTGCTGGGGCCAGACATCCACGGAAAACCGTTCCTGGCGGGCCATACCAAGCATCATATCCAATCCATGGGCAATTCGTTCATTTTCCTCTTGGATGCTTTCGAATAACGTGGCAGCTT includes:
- a CDS encoding sensor histidine kinase translates to MRMLDYLYSRAAYIIGHLLACILCLCVIQLDLLQTGQRGLTIDSAIYIVVLHVAVLVVVLIIDYSRQNQFYQQMSNMSDDFKSPEEVLSLAPPRTAEQRIASNLVRLIYAHHAAEVLKRDERSQFHIDFTNRWAHAMKTPVSVVDLLIQQSKEVVSLDEAATLFESIQEENERIAHGLDMMLGMARQERFSVDVWPQQVDLEEVAREVINKHKKEFIRYSIYPRLEVSTGNTHVETDQKWIAFVIDQLVSNAIKYTRISPTGSKVVLHIQKERDLEGIILAVEDDGVGIPPHDYPRIFDPFFTGENGRLVPESTGMGLYLAKGICGELGHALTVRSKPGCGTTMAITFSTRSITHFG